The Pseudomonas baetica genome includes a region encoding these proteins:
- a CDS encoding chemotaxis protein CheW, which produces MSEIIAKRSVAQVTKQALFLLFRIGSERYALRATEVAEVLPRLPLKPIARAPQWVAGVFAYRGAVVPVIDLSALTFGQPAEARTSTRLVLVHYRPDQAQPAQWLGLILEQATDTLRCDPEDFQPYGLDNREAPYLGPVREDAQGLVQWARVNDLLDDSVRGLLFPNPPRDPAQLEAQS; this is translated from the coding sequence ATGAGCGAAATCATCGCCAAACGCAGCGTCGCGCAGGTGACGAAGCAGGCGTTGTTCCTGCTGTTTCGCATCGGCAGCGAGCGCTATGCCTTGCGCGCCACCGAAGTGGCGGAAGTGCTGCCGCGTCTGCCGTTGAAACCGATTGCCCGGGCGCCGCAGTGGGTCGCCGGGGTGTTCGCCTATCGCGGCGCGGTGGTGCCGGTGATTGATCTCAGTGCGCTGACTTTTGGTCAGCCTGCCGAGGCGCGGACCAGCACGCGTCTGGTGCTGGTTCACTATCGCCCGGACCAAGCGCAACCAGCGCAATGGCTCGGACTGATTCTTGAGCAGGCCACCGACACTTTGCGCTGCGATCCAGAGGATTTTCAGCCCTACGGCCTCGATAACCGGGAAGCGCCGTACCTCGGCCCTGTACGCGAGGACGCGCAAGGGCTGGTGCAATGGGCGCGGGTCAATGACTTGCTCGATGATTCCGTGCGCGGTTTGTTGTTCCCGAATCCGCCACGGGATCCGGCGCAGCTTGAGGCGCAATCATGA
- a CDS encoding CheR family methyltransferase, producing the protein MSSDQRFFDFLKERIGLDVTSVGPAIIERAVRQRTTLSQAAHADEYWQLLQGSRDEQQALIEAVIVPETWFFRYPESFATLGKLACKRLGELNNMRALRILSLPCSTGEEPYSIAMALLDAGLKPHQFKVDGMDVSPLSVEKARRALYGKNSFRGQDLDYRERHFTAEQDGHRVNETVREQVRWQVGNVLDPALLANEPAFDFVFCRNLLIYFDQPTQKQVFEVLKRLTHVDGVLFIGPAEGSLLGRLGMRSIGIPQSFAFSRHSEPVPEPLPIPKPVPLPVSQPLRSAPPPPVRNRPFAAVAPLPSTRKSANPDAATLLANIAALANEGKSAEARAACEQYLRSHEPVAQVFYWLGLLSDVAGSALEAQGYYRKALYLEPQHPEALMHLAALLQAQGDSAGARRLQERAARSERTADSERKR; encoded by the coding sequence ATGAGCAGCGATCAGCGCTTTTTCGATTTCCTCAAGGAGCGCATCGGCCTTGATGTCACTTCGGTCGGGCCGGCGATTATCGAGCGGGCGGTGCGTCAGCGCACGACGCTTTCGCAAGCAGCCCATGCCGACGAATACTGGCAACTGCTGCAAGGCTCGCGGGACGAGCAACAGGCGCTGATCGAAGCGGTGATCGTTCCCGAGACCTGGTTTTTCCGTTATCCGGAATCCTTCGCCACGCTGGGCAAACTGGCGTGCAAGCGTCTCGGCGAGTTGAACAACATGCGGGCGCTGCGCATCCTCAGCCTGCCGTGCTCCACCGGCGAAGAACCGTATTCGATTGCCATGGCCCTGCTTGATGCCGGGCTTAAACCGCATCAGTTCAAGGTCGACGGCATGGACGTCAGTCCCCTGTCGGTGGAAAAGGCGCGGCGCGCGCTGTACGGCAAGAACTCGTTTCGCGGCCAGGATCTGGACTATCGCGAGCGGCATTTCACCGCTGAGCAGGATGGCCATCGGGTCAATGAAACGGTGCGCGAGCAGGTGCGTTGGCAGGTCGGTAATGTGCTTGATCCGGCGCTGTTGGCCAACGAACCGGCTTTCGATTTCGTGTTTTGCCGGAACCTGCTGATCTATTTCGATCAGCCGACCCAGAAGCAGGTCTTCGAAGTGCTCAAGCGCCTGACCCACGTTGACGGCGTGCTGTTTATCGGCCCGGCCGAGGGCAGTCTCCTCGGTCGTCTGGGCATGCGTTCGATCGGCATCCCGCAGTCGTTTGCGTTCAGTCGCCACAGCGAGCCTGTGCCTGAGCCACTGCCAATTCCCAAACCCGTTCCGTTGCCCGTCAGCCAACCGCTGCGCAGTGCGCCGCCACCGCCCGTGCGTAATCGACCATTTGCCGCGGTGGCGCCGCTGCCATCCACCCGCAAAAGCGCAAATCCCGACGCCGCGACGCTACTGGCCAACATTGCTGCGCTGGCCAACGAAGGCAAAAGTGCCGAGGCCCGCGCCGCGTGCGAACAGTATTTGCGCAGCCACGAACCGGTGGCGCAGGTTTTCTACTGGCTCGGTCTGCTCAGCGATGTCGCAGGCTCAGCCCTCGAAGCCCAAGGGTATTACCGCAAGGCTTTGTACCTCGAACCGCAACATCCCGAAGCGTTGATGCACCTGGCCGCGTTGCTGCAAGCCCAGGGCGACAGCGCCGGTGCCAGACGATTGCAGGAACGCGCCGCCCGCAGCGAGCGCACTGCCGACAGTGAGCGTAAACGATGA
- a CDS encoding chemotaxis protein CheW: MIASDTLNVTHEDARAIDDCWNRIGIHGDKSCPLLEEHIHCRNCSVYSAAATRLLDRYALQQDERDPVAIAVETELKTRSLLMFRLGEEWLGLATRSLVEVAPMQAIHSLPHQRSRALLGVANVRGALVACLSLVELLDLDGNAAPAGGARIMPRMLIIAASGGPVVVPVDEVDGIHAIDERILEAASQSGTQTSAKYTRGVLQYRGRSLRWLDEEQLLSAVTRSLT; this comes from the coding sequence ATGATCGCGTCCGACACCTTGAACGTCACCCACGAAGACGCCCGGGCCATCGATGATTGCTGGAACCGCATCGGCATTCACGGCGACAAGTCGTGCCCGTTGCTGGAAGAACACATCCACTGCCGCAATTGCTCGGTGTACTCGGCCGCCGCCACGCGTCTGCTAGACCGTTATGCCTTGCAGCAGGACGAGCGTGACCCGGTGGCGATAGCGGTCGAAACCGAGCTGAAAACCCGTTCACTGTTGATGTTCCGCCTCGGCGAAGAATGGCTCGGGCTGGCGACACGCAGCCTGGTTGAAGTGGCGCCGATGCAGGCCATTCATTCGTTGCCGCACCAACGCTCGCGCGCCTTGTTGGGCGTAGCGAATGTGCGCGGCGCGTTGGTGGCGTGCCTGTCGCTGGTCGAACTGCTGGATCTGGATGGCAACGCGGCCCCGGCCGGCGGCGCGCGGATCATGCCACGCATGCTGATCATCGCCGCCAGTGGCGGGCCGGTGGTGGTGCCGGTGGATGAAGTCGACGGCATTCATGCGATTGACGAGCGAATTCTCGAGGCCGCCTCGCAATCCGGTACGCAAACCAGCGCCAAATACACCCGTGGCGTGCTGCAATATCGGGGTCGCAGCCTGCGCTGGCTGGATGAAGAACAGCTGCTGTCCGCCGTGACCCGGAGCCTCACATGA
- a CDS encoding hybrid sensor histidine kinase/response regulator, whose translation MTPEQMRDASLLELFSLEAEAQTQVLSAGLLALERNPTQADQLESCMRAAHSLKGAARIVGIDSGVSVAHVMEDCLVSAQEGRLLLRPEHIDALLQGTDLLMRIATPANAPQPPDIDAYVALMGQLLDPSASPAVIAAPVMAELQLEAPLVPAPSVEVAVESFEPAPRNSKRSTEGGERVLRVTAERLNSLLDLSSKSLVETQRLKPHLATMQRLKRMQNNGLRALENLNVHLKEHALSLEAQEALEDARRLLAESQQLLIEKNAELDEFAWQASQRAQVLYDTALACRMRPFADVLSGQVRMVRDLGRSLGKQVRLEIEGEKTQVDRDVLEKLEAPLTHLLRNAVDHGIETPEQRVLKGKPEEGLIRLRASHQAGLLVLELSDDGNGVDLEKVRRSIVERQLSPAETAAQLSEEELLTFLFLPGFSLRDKVTEVSGRGVGLDAVQHMVRQLRGAVVLEQTAGEGSRFHLEVPLTLSVVRSLVVEVGEEAYAFPLAHIERMCDLAPEDIVQVEGRQHFWHEGRHVGLVAASQLLNRPVSQNSGETLKVVVIRERDAIYGVAVERFVGERTLVVLPLDERLGKVQDISAGALLDDGSVVLIVDVEDMLRSVDKLLNTGRLERIARHGNQAAEVARKRVLVVDDSLTVRELQRKLLLNRGYDVAVAVDGMDGWNALRSEDFDLLITDIDMPRMDGIELVTLLRRDNRLQSLPVMVVSYKDREEDRRRGLDAGADYYLAKASFHDDALLDAVVELIGGARA comes from the coding sequence ATGACCCCCGAGCAAATGCGCGACGCCTCCTTGCTGGAGCTGTTCAGCCTCGAAGCCGAAGCCCAGACCCAAGTGCTCAGCGCCGGGCTGCTGGCGCTGGAACGTAACCCGACTCAGGCCGATCAACTGGAGTCGTGCATGCGCGCGGCGCACTCGCTCAAAGGCGCGGCGCGGATTGTCGGCATTGACAGCGGCGTCAGCGTCGCGCATGTGATGGAAGATTGTCTGGTCAGTGCGCAGGAAGGGCGCTTGTTGTTGCGTCCGGAGCACATCGATGCGTTGTTGCAGGGCACCGATTTGTTGATGCGCATCGCCACGCCTGCCAATGCGCCACAACCTCCAGACATTGACGCTTACGTCGCGTTGATGGGGCAACTGCTCGATCCGTCGGCATCGCCAGCAGTGATCGCCGCGCCCGTCATGGCCGAGTTGCAACTCGAAGCGCCGCTAGTGCCTGCGCCTTCTGTAGAGGTTGCGGTCGAGTCATTCGAACCGGCGCCACGCAACAGCAAGCGCAGCACTGAGGGTGGCGAACGCGTATTGCGAGTCACTGCCGAACGCTTGAACAGCCTGCTCGATCTGTCGAGCAAATCGCTGGTGGAAACCCAGCGCCTCAAGCCGCATCTGGCGACCATGCAACGCCTCAAACGCATGCAGAACAACGGTCTGCGCGCACTGGAAAACCTCAACGTCCACCTCAAGGAACATGCCCTGAGCCTTGAGGCACAGGAAGCGCTGGAGGATGCGCGGCGTTTGCTCGCTGAATCCCAGCAACTGTTGATAGAAAAGAACGCCGAACTCGATGAGTTCGCCTGGCAGGCCAGTCAACGCGCGCAAGTGCTTTATGACACCGCGTTGGCCTGCCGGATGCGGCCATTCGCCGACGTGCTCAGCGGTCAGGTACGCATGGTCCGCGATCTGGGCCGCAGCCTCGGCAAGCAGGTGCGGTTGGAGATCGAAGGCGAGAAGACTCAGGTCGATCGCGACGTGCTGGAAAAACTCGAAGCGCCGCTCACCCATTTGCTGCGCAACGCGGTCGACCACGGCATCGAAACCCCTGAGCAGCGTGTGCTCAAGGGCAAGCCTGAGGAAGGCCTGATCCGCCTGCGGGCCTCGCATCAGGCCGGATTGCTGGTGCTGGAGTTGAGCGATGACGGCAATGGTGTGGATCTGGAAAAGGTTCGCCGCAGCATCGTCGAGCGCCAGTTATCCCCAGCCGAAACGGCGGCGCAGTTGAGCGAAGAGGAACTGCTGACCTTCCTGTTTCTGCCCGGGTTCAGCCTGCGCGACAAGGTCACCGAAGTCTCCGGCCGGGGCGTTGGCCTGGATGCGGTGCAGCACATGGTGCGCCAACTGCGCGGCGCGGTCGTGCTGGAGCAGACAGCGGGCGAGGGCAGCCGTTTTCATCTGGAAGTGCCGCTGACCCTGTCGGTGGTGCGCAGTCTGGTGGTGGAAGTCGGCGAAGAGGCTTACGCCTTTCCACTGGCGCATATCGAGCGCATGTGCGATCTGGCCCCCGAAGACATCGTGCAGGTCGAGGGACGCCAGCATTTCTGGCACGAAGGCCGGCATGTCGGGCTGGTCGCGGCCAGTCAGTTGCTGAACCGTCCGGTCAGCCAGAACAGCGGGGAAACCCTGAAAGTCGTGGTGATTCGTGAGCGCGATGCGATTTACGGTGTGGCGGTCGAGCGTTTTGTTGGTGAGCGCACGTTGGTGGTATTGCCGCTGGACGAGCGTCTGGGCAAAGTGCAGGACATTTCCGCCGGGGCCTTGCTCGATGACGGTTCGGTGGTGTTGATCGTCGACGTCGAGGACATGCTGCGTTCGGTGGATAAACTGCTCAATACCGGGCGCCTGGAACGCATCGCCCGCCACGGCAATCAAGCGGCAGAAGTGGCGCGCAAGCGAGTGCTGGTGGTCGACGACTCGCTGACCGTGCGCGAACTGCAACGCAAGCTGCTGCTCAATCGCGGCTACGACGTGGCGGTGGCGGTGGATGGCATGGACGGCTGGAACGCGCTGCGTTCAGAGGACTTCGATTTGCTGATCACCGACATCGACATGCCGCGCATGGACGGCATCGAACTGGTCACCTTGCTGCGTCGCGACAACCGTCTGCAATCGCTGCCGGTGATGGTGGTGTCGTACAAGGATCGCGAAGAAGACCGGCGCCGTGGACTGGACGCCGGCGCCGACTATTATTTAGCCAAAGCCAGTTTTCATGACGACGCCCTGCTCGATGCAGTGGTCGAGCTTATCGGGGGAGCGCGGGCATGA
- a CDS encoding chemotaxis response regulator protein-glutamate methylesterase, whose protein sequence is MKIAIVNDMPLAVEALRRALAFEPAHQVVWVAYNGAEAVRLCAENTPDLILMDLIMPVMDGVEATRRIMAESPCAIVIVTVDRQQNVHRVFEAMGHGALDVVDTPALGAGNAQEAAAPLLRKILNIGWLIGEKPARSRPAPAPQRSSASCQRLVAIGSSAGGPAALEVLLKGLPRNFSAAIVLVQHVDQVFAAGMAEWLASASGLDVRLAREGEPPQAGAVLLAGTNHHIRLLKNGTLAYTAEPVNEIYRPSIDVFFESIASYWSGDAVGVLLTGMGRDGAQGLKLMRQQGYLTIAQDQQSSAVYGMPKAAAAIDAAVEIRPLEKIAPRLLEVFPK, encoded by the coding sequence ATGAAGATCGCAATCGTCAACGATATGCCGCTGGCGGTGGAGGCCCTGCGCCGGGCGCTGGCCTTCGAGCCTGCGCATCAGGTGGTCTGGGTCGCGTACAACGGCGCCGAGGCAGTACGCCTGTGCGCCGAAAATACCCCGGATCTGATCCTGATGGATCTGATCATGCCGGTGATGGACGGCGTCGAGGCCACGCGGCGCATCATGGCGGAAAGTCCCTGTGCGATCGTGATCGTCACCGTTGACCGCCAGCAGAATGTGCATCGGGTCTTCGAAGCCATGGGCCACGGTGCGCTGGATGTGGTCGACACCCCGGCCCTCGGCGCCGGCAACGCCCAGGAAGCGGCAGCACCGTTGCTGCGCAAGATACTCAACATCGGCTGGTTGATTGGCGAGAAACCCGCGCGCTCGCGCCCAGCCCCAGCCCCCCAGCGCAGTTCGGCTTCGTGCCAGCGGCTGGTGGCGATCGGCTCGTCCGCGGGCGGGCCAGCGGCGCTGGAAGTGCTGCTCAAGGGCTTGCCGCGCAACTTTTCCGCGGCCATCGTGCTGGTGCAGCACGTTGACCAGGTGTTTGCCGCCGGCATGGCTGAATGGCTGGCCAGCGCCAGCGGCCTCGACGTGCGTCTGGCCCGCGAAGGCGAACCACCGCAGGCCGGCGCAGTGCTTCTGGCCGGCACCAATCACCATATTCGATTGTTGAAAAACGGCACGCTGGCCTACACCGCCGAACCGGTCAACGAGATCTACCGACCTTCTATCGACGTGTTTTTTGAAAGCATCGCCAGCTACTGGAGCGGTGACGCAGTCGGGGTTTTATTGACCGGGATGGGACGTGACGGCGCGCAAGGGCTTAAGCTCATGCGCCAACAGGGTTACTTGACCATCGCGCAGGATCAGCAAAGCAGTGCGGTGTACGGCATGCCCAAGGCAGCGGCGGCGATCGATGCCGCGGTAGAAATCCGTCCACTGGAAAAGATAGCGCCACGATTGCTGGAGGTTTTCCCGAAATGA
- a CDS encoding response regulator encodes MNDLQLDGIKTDENAAMVLLVDDQAMIGEAVRRGLSNEENIDFHFCSDPHQAIAQAVRIKPTVILQDLVMPGLDGLSLVREYRNHPATKDIPIIVLSTKEDPLIKSAAFSAGANDYLVKLPDTIELVARIRYHSRSYMTLLQRDAAYRALRVSQQQLLDTNLVLQRLMNSDGLTGLSNRRHFDEYLELEWRRSLRDQSQLSLLMIDVDYFKSYNDSFGHVEGDEALRKVATAIRDASARPSDLPARYGGEEFALVLPNTSPGGARLVAEKLRQTVAALKIPHNTPGEGASLTISIGLATMVPESGSDCRLLISAADRGLYLAKNNGRNQVGIE; translated from the coding sequence ATGAATGACTTACAGCTCGATGGCATCAAAACCGACGAAAACGCCGCCATGGTGTTGTTGGTAGACGATCAGGCGATGATCGGCGAAGCCGTGCGCCGTGGGCTGTCGAATGAAGAGAACATCGACTTCCACTTCTGCTCCGACCCGCATCAGGCCATCGCGCAAGCGGTGCGGATCAAGCCGACGGTGATCCTGCAGGATCTGGTCATGCCTGGTCTCGACGGCCTGAGCCTGGTGCGTGAATACCGCAATCACCCGGCCACCAAGGACATTCCGATCATCGTCCTGTCGACCAAGGAAGACCCGCTGATCAAAAGCGCAGCGTTTTCCGCAGGCGCAAACGATTATCTGGTGAAGCTGCCGGACACCATCGAACTGGTGGCGCGCATCCGCTATCACTCGCGTTCCTACATGACCTTGCTGCAACGCGACGCCGCGTACCGTGCGCTGCGAGTCAGCCAGCAGCAGTTGCTCGACACCAACCTGGTGCTGCAACGCCTGATGAACTCCGATGGGCTGACAGGGCTGTCCAACCGCCGCCACTTTGACGAATACCTGGAGCTGGAATGGCGCCGTTCGCTACGTGACCAGAGTCAGTTGTCGTTGTTGATGATCGACGTCGATTACTTCAAGTCCTACAACGACAGCTTCGGCCATGTCGAAGGCGATGAAGCACTGCGCAAGGTCGCCACGGCGATTCGCGACGCCAGCGCCCGCCCGTCGGACCTGCCTGCGCGTTACGGGGGAGAGGAGTTTGCCCTGGTGCTGCCGAACACCTCGCCGGGCGGCGCGCGGCTGGTGGCGGAAAAGCTGCGCCAGACGGTGGCGGCGCTGAAGATTCCACACAATACGCCCGGTGAGGGCGCGAGCCTGACAATCAGCATCGGCTTGGCGACCATGGTGCCCGAGTCGGGGAGCGATTGCCGGTTGCTGATTTCGGCGGCGGATCGCGGGTTGTACCTGGCCAAGAACAATGGCCGCAACCAAGTAGGTATTGAATAG